One stretch of Miscanthus floridulus cultivar M001 chromosome 18, ASM1932011v1, whole genome shotgun sequence DNA includes these proteins:
- the LOC136523415 gene encoding glutathione S-transferase T3-like: protein MVDKLSVMYTNRGSHGRQAFCHEPRASSAAGRGRGYFTTILTQEADDDLEVLRQQDATPSTGGKGSSKRGSNYTNLEDIQLCKSWIHISNDPIIGNNQPGKTYWERIGNDFHSNRDFESDRTPNSLEHRFGIILKECMKFQGYYEEVERRHPSGIPYKEHLLEAQARYARKAKGKNCQFEHCWLTLRHTQKFESTLEGNKRPAKSRELNLPVGSEQDDESTAQGQESSSVPSAKKARPPGRKQSKEKLKKNEGDDEYKDMMQNLMVMKTEEHKMKKERWEKDMMLEQRRIEMEEQRLQWEQEQKIMFCDVTTMDNDQRAYVLAKRAKIAKAMSASVGETASGESGV, encoded by the exons ATGGTAGACAAGCTTTCTGTCATGTATACTAACAGAGGAAGTCATGGTAGACAAGCTTTCTGTCAT GAACCAAGGGCTTCAAGTGCagcaggaagaggaagaggatatTTCACAACCATATTGACACAGGAAGCGGATGATGATTTGGAAGTGCTGAGGCAGCAGGATGCCACTCCAAGTACTGGCGGCAAAGGATCATCCAAGCGAGGCAGCAACTACACTAATCTTGAGGATATCCAACTTTGCAAATCTTGGATTCATATCAGCAATGACCCTATCATAGGGAATAACCAGCCAGGGAAAACTTATTGGGAGAGGATCGgaaatgatttccacagcaacagGGACTTTGAGTCCGATAGGACTCCCAATTCACTCGAGCATCGCTTTGGGATCATACTAAAGGAGTGCATGAAATTCCAAGGCTACTACGAGGAGGTCGAGCGTCGTCATCCAAGCGGCATTCCATACAAAGAGCAT CTGCTTGAAGCCCAAGCAAGGTATGCCAGAAAAGCGAAGGGCAAAAATTGTCAATTCGAACATTGCTGGCTCACGTTGAGGCATACTCAGAAGTTCGAATCGACACTTGAAGGCAACAAGAGGCCAGCCAAGTCCAGAGAGCTCAACCTCCCAGTAGGAAGTGAACAAGACGATGAGTCAACCGCCCAAGGCCAAGAGAGCTCCTCAGTCCCTTCTGCCAAGAAAGCCCGACCTCCGGGTAGAAAGCAATCCAAAGAGAAGCTGAAAAAGAATGAAGGAGATGACGAGTACAAGGATATGATGCAAAACTTGATGGTAATGAAGACCGAGGAacataagatgaagaaagaaaggtGGGAGAAGGATATGATGCTTGAGCAGCGCAGGATTGAGATGGAGGAGCAGCGGCTGCAGTGGGAGCAGGAACAGAAAATTATGTTTTGTGATGTGACCACCATGGACAATGATCAAAGGGCATATGTGTTGGCCAAGAGAGCGAAGATTGCGAAGGCGATGAGTGCTAGTGTAGGCGAGACTGCTAGTGGTGAGAGTGGAGTGTAG
- the LOC136523416 gene encoding protein ALP1-like, with product MILEAVASQDLWIWHAFFGLPGSLNDINVLRRSPLFQSLTSGTAPQVEYMVNGNKYTMGYYLADGIYPAWATFVKAFQHPQGNKKIHFTMAQEAARKDVERAFGVLQARFAIVRGPARMWHKEDLWYIMQACVVLHNMIIEGERDEEDDFNYHQEGVPVLQPMDYQRRNPLVLEDFLKIHDEIEDRSSHERLRDDLVEHLWAIHSSS from the coding sequence ATGATCCTTGAGGCCGTTGCATCACAAGATCTATGGATCTGGCATGCATTCTTCGGCCTTCCAGGTTCTCTAAATGATATCAACGTTTTGCGCCGCTCTCCACTCTTCCAAAGTCTGACCTCTGGGACGGCGCCACAAGTGGAATACATGGTCAATGGAAACAAGTACACAATGGGGTACTATCTTGCTGATGGGATATACCCAGCCTGGGCAACGTTTGTCAAAGCTTTTCAACATCCACAGGGCAACAAGAAGATCCACTTCACAATGGCACAAGAAGCAGCGAGGAAAGATGTGGAAAGAGCGTTTGGGGTGCTCCAAGCTCGCTTTGCAATTGTGCGGGGTCCTGCAAGAATGTGGCATAAGGAAGATCTATGGTACATAATGCAAGCTTGTGTAGTCTTGCACAACATGATCATTGAGGGTGAGCGAGATGAGGAAGATGATTTTAACTACCATCAGGAGGGTGTCCCTGTGTTGCAACCTATGGACTACCAACGTCGTAATCCGCTTGTGCTAGAGGACTTCCTAAAGATACACGACGAGATTGAGGATAGGTCTTCACATGAGCGACTTCGTGATGATCTTGTAGAGCACTTGTGGGCAATTCATAGTTCAAGCTAG
- the LOC136521343 gene encoding auxin-induced protein 5NG4-like — MAMEEGALAKVKLVAAVVVLEMLIAGFHVVSRAALDMGVSKMAFLVYRNGSALLVIAPVAYFLEKKDRPPLTLRLMIDFFMLAAVGVTFTQGLYILGLYYLSPTYVSVIQNSVPAITFVMAAVLRIEQVNIKSRHGLAKIAGTVITIAGATIITLYKGMPLTTTHSEGTHKLKDVIVILSPRFTWIAGCLIMFVNCLCLSGWMVLQVPVLKKYPAKLSSFTITMALGFIQLIVVAPFFESNIERWKIHSGGELLTILYAGIVVLGIAWYIMIWCINKGGPHFVSVFQPLQTVMVAIMASIFLGDRLYIGGVIGAVVIVAGLYCVLWAKSKETKSNGDLLSERSLAQNLLHEESYIMIEDL; from the exons ATGGCGATGGAGGAGGGTGCCCTGGCGAAGGTGAAGCTGGTAGCGGCGGTGGTAGTGCTGGAGATGCTCATAGCGGGCTTCCACGTCGTGTCGAGGGCGGCGCTCGACATGGGCGTCAGCAAGATGGCGTTCCTCGTCTACAGAAATGGCTCGGCCCTGCTTGTGATTGCTCCTGTTGCCTACTTCCTCGAGAA GAAAGATAGGCCACCCCTCACGTTACGTTTGATGATTGACTTCTTCATGTTGGCTGCAGTTGG GGTTACATTCACACAGGGGCTATATATTCTTGGTTTGTACTACTTGTCACCAACTTATGTCTCCGTCATCCAAAACTCTGTCCCTGCAATCACATTTGTGATGGCTGCTGTTTTGAG AATTGAACAGGTAAATATTAAAAGCAGACATGGGCTGGCAAAAATAGCAGGCACGGTGATTACCATAGCAGGGGCAACCATCATAACCCTCTACAAAGGGATGCCATTAACGACAACACATTCAGAGGGTACCCACAAACTGAAAGACGTTATAGTTATCCTGAGTCCAAGATTTACCTGGATCGCAGGATGTCTCATCATGTTTGTGAATTGTCTTTGTTTGTCTGGATGGATGGTTCTGCAG GTCCCAGTTTTGAAGAAATACCCAGCTAAGTTGTCATCTTTCACTATCACTATGGCATTGGGGTTTATCCAACTCATCGTTGTAGCACCATTTTTTGAGAGCAACATTGAAAGGTGGAAGATCCACTCTGGAGGCGAGCTTCTCACCATCTTATATGCT gGTATTGTGGTACTCGGTATTGCCTGGTATATTATGATTTGGTGCATAAATAAGGGAGGGCCTCATTTCGTTTCTGTCTTCCAACCGTTGCAAACTGTCATGGTTGCCATCATGGCTTCCATTTTCCTTGGTGACAGACTCTACATTGGAGG AGTTATAGGTGCGGTGGTCATAGTTGCGGGCCTCTATTGTGTATTGTGGGCAAAAAGCAAGGAGACCAAAAGCAACGGTGACCTGCTTTCTGAAAGAAGCTTGGCACAGAATCTCCTTCATGAAGAAAGTTACATTATGATCGAAGATCTATAA